A genome region from Cloacibacillus sp. includes the following:
- a CDS encoding FAD-dependent oxidoreductase has protein sequence MKILVIGGVAAGTKVAAKLKRENRGAEVRILAKDKDISYAGCGLPYYVGGVIADKGALIVNTPKKFSALTGADVITGKEAVSLDRTAKTVTVVDTGTKEREVYSYDKLVIATGASPVAPRLPGIELKNVFFMRKPEDAVALRAAIESGEVKRVVVAGGGFIGLEVAENLSATDIRVSVIDMASQILPGFDPEVAAYVERHLADRGIVCFTGTKLEGIIGDERVEKIKTDRRAIKADAVVLSLGIRPNTAFLAGSGIELTSGGTIKVDGQMRTNDPDVYAVGDCVTVTNRITGAPAWSPMGSSANIEGRLAARVLAGEQPTYPGVLGTGVCMLPELNVGRTGLTEAAARDAGYDVAAVTAVVDDKAHYYPGASNFIVKMIADRKSGKFLGLQVLGKGAVDKMVDIAVVALTMGATLHDLENMDLAYAPPFSTAIHPFAHTLNVLLNKISGEMDSITPAEYMEGKAEGYKIVDVSINPTLEGVPYIDITKINGTLPEYGTDEKLLLVCAKGKRAYMTQNRMKFYGYNNTKVLEAGHTFNEIETEE, from the coding sequence TTGAAGATTCTTGTGATCGGCGGCGTAGCGGCGGGCACAAAGGTAGCGGCGAAACTCAAAAGAGAGAACCGCGGCGCTGAGGTGCGGATACTGGCTAAGGATAAAGATATCTCTTACGCGGGCTGCGGCCTGCCTTATTATGTCGGCGGCGTCATTGCCGACAAAGGGGCGCTTATCGTCAATACCCCGAAAAAGTTCTCCGCGCTTACAGGGGCCGACGTTATAACCGGCAAAGAGGCCGTTTCGCTTGATAGGACGGCTAAAACGGTGACTGTCGTCGATACTGGGACGAAAGAGCGCGAGGTTTATTCCTACGATAAGCTTGTAATCGCGACCGGCGCGAGCCCGGTGGCGCCCCGTCTGCCCGGAATCGAACTTAAAAACGTCTTTTTTATGAGAAAACCTGAGGACGCCGTCGCTCTGCGCGCGGCGATCGAATCGGGAGAGGTCAAGCGCGTCGTCGTAGCCGGCGGCGGCTTCATCGGCCTTGAGGTTGCGGAGAACCTCTCAGCGACGGATATCAGGGTCTCGGTCATTGATATGGCCAGTCAGATACTCCCTGGTTTTGACCCTGAGGTGGCTGCCTATGTTGAGAGACACCTTGCCGACCGCGGCATCGTCTGCTTCACGGGGACCAAGCTTGAGGGGATCATCGGCGATGAAAGAGTGGAGAAGATCAAGACCGACAGGCGTGCTATAAAAGCCGACGCGGTAGTGCTCTCGCTCGGGATTCGGCCTAACACCGCATTCCTCGCCGGCAGCGGTATAGAACTTACCTCCGGTGGGACGATCAAGGTCGACGGGCAGATGCGGACCAACGATCCCGACGTCTACGCCGTCGGTGACTGCGTTACGGTGACGAACCGTATAACCGGCGCTCCCGCCTGGTCGCCGATGGGCTCTTCAGCCAATATCGAGGGCCGTCTCGCCGCGAGGGTGCTCGCGGGAGAACAGCCCACCTATCCCGGCGTTCTCGGCACCGGCGTCTGCATGCTGCCCGAGCTCAACGTCGGGCGGACCGGTCTCACAGAGGCGGCGGCGCGGGATGCCGGCTATGACGTTGCGGCGGTTACGGCTGTCGTTGACGACAAGGCTCACTACTATCCCGGCGCCTCCAACTTCATCGTTAAAATGATCGCGGATAGGAAGAGCGGTAAGTTTCTCGGTTTGCAGGTGCTTGGCAAGGGCGCGGTTGACAAGATGGTCGACATCGCCGTGGTCGCGCTGACAATGGGGGCCACGCTGCACGATCTTGAGAACATGGACCTCGCTTACGCGCCGCCATTCTCAACGGCGATACATCCCTTCGCGCATACTCTCAACGTCCTTCTCAACAAGATCAGCGGCGAGATGGATTCCATAACCCCGGCGGAGTATATGGAGGGCAAAGCTGAGGGATATAAGATCGTTGACGTTTCGATAAACCCCACTCTGGAGGGCGTGCCCTATATCGACATCACAAAGATAAACGGCACGCTGCCGGAATACGGAACGGACGAAAAACTGCTTCTCGTCTGCGCGAAGGGCAAACGCGCCTACATGACGCAAAACAGAATGAAATTTTATGGTTATAATAACACCAAGGTGCTCGAGGCCGGGCACACGTTCAATGAAATAGAGACGGAAGAGTAA
- a CDS encoding LysR family transcriptional regulator, which yields MTLHHLRIFISVAESGKMSAAAHGHHLSQPTVSQIIRELEEYYSVKLFERLSKKLHITEEGKRLLGYVKEVVNAYENLEYNMSPAVRRDTLRIGSSVTVGMCVMPGLVRNFSAARPGTDIYSYVNNTQTIEEMLLRSELDVAVVEGKIRNPDIICSHLMDDYVTLFCASDHRFAVKKYISLDELCRESFVMREHGSGTREIFENFITEQKRKLRIKWEVACFDSTLRAVREEGCVGVASVRLLIPHLDAGNIRAICCAGGEWDRTFSLVHHKNKYMTESMMAFIEAAHTIKDAPLPDRTKMGRLVA from the coding sequence ATGACACTTCATCATCTGAGAATTTTTATCTCCGTAGCGGAGAGCGGTAAGATGAGCGCCGCCGCGCACGGCCATCATCTATCGCAGCCGACCGTGAGCCAGATCATCAGGGAGCTGGAGGAATACTATTCTGTCAAGCTCTTTGAACGGCTCTCAAAAAAGCTTCATATTACAGAGGAGGGTAAACGGCTCCTGGGATACGTGAAAGAAGTGGTAAACGCCTACGAAAACCTAGAATACAACATGTCCCCCGCCGTGCGCCGCGACACGCTCCGCATCGGCTCCTCCGTCACCGTGGGAATGTGCGTTATGCCCGGCCTCGTCAGAAATTTTTCCGCGGCGCGCCCCGGCACCGATATCTACAGCTATGTCAACAATACGCAGACGATAGAGGAGATGCTGCTGCGCTCCGAACTGGATGTCGCGGTGGTCGAGGGAAAGATACGGAACCCGGATATAATCTGCTCTCACCTGATGGACGATTATGTGACCCTCTTCTGCGCCTCGGACCACCGCTTCGCCGTGAAAAAATATATCAGCCTCGACGAACTCTGCCGTGAAAGCTTCGTAATGCGCGAACATGGCAGCGGAACACGCGAGATATTCGAGAATTTTATCACCGAACAGAAAAGAAAGCTCAGGATAAAATGGGAGGTGGCCTGCTTTGACTCGACGCTGCGGGCCGTGCGGGAAGAGGGCTGCGTCGGCGTCGCCTCCGTCCGCCTGCTGATCCCCCACCTCGACGCCGGAAATATCCGCGCGATTTGCTGCGCCGGCGGCGAATGGGACCGGACCTTTTCTCTCGTCCACCACAAAAATAAATATATGACGGAGTCGATGATGGCTTTCATCGAAGCCGCTCACACAATAAAGGACGCCCCTCTGCCCGACAGGACAAAGATGGGACGCCTGGTGGCGTAG